The Microbacterium limosum sequence CGCGCCGACGACCTGCTGCGCCCCACCGACGGGACGGTGCCGGGCGACGTGCTGCGCTACACCCTGGACGACGGGTCGCGCGTCATCGTGCGCCCGAGCGGCACGGAGCCCAAGCTCAAGATCTACCTCGACGTCCGGGCGGATTCCGCGGAGGACGCCGCGGGACGCCTCGCCCGCCTCGAGGAGGCCGCCCGGGCCCTGGTGTCCTGAGCCCCCGCACGAGCGAACAGGCCCTCCTCGAGGAGAAGTGGCGCGAGGACTGGATCCGGGTCCCGTCCCCGCGCCGCGAACCGGGGAGCGGAGCGCTATACACCCGACTGCCCGAATACGATCGAGGGATGCCGCTGACCACGCCCCTGATCCTGGCCGGCGACGTCGTGCGGCTCGAGCCCCTGCGAACCAAGCACACATCCGACCTCGAGCGCGCCGCACGGGAGTTCGGCGACGCGGGCCCGTGGTACACCAGCGTCCCCGCGCCGGCCGAGGTCGCCGCGGCGATCCAGAGGAGGCTGTCGGAGCATGCTGCGGGGCGCATGAACCCGTGGGCGGTGCGCGATGCGGCGTCCGGTCGAACGATCGGAATGACCACGTTCTGCAACATCGACGAGCACAATCGTCGGGTCGAGATCGGCTACACCTGGCTGGCTCCATCGGCGCAGCGCTCCGGGATCAACACGGAGGCGAAGCTGCTGCTGCTGACCCATGCGTTCGAGGGGTGCGACACCATCGCCGTGGAGTTTCGCACCCACTGGCACAACCGGCAGTCCCGCGCGGCGATCGAGCGGCTGGGGGCGCGGCCCGACGGCGTCCTGCGCAATCACAGCATCAGCGCGGACGGCGTGCTCCGAGACACGGTGGTGTACTCGGTGCTCCCGCACGAGTGGCCCGCGGTACGCACCGGCCTCCGCGCACGCCTCGCCGCGCATGCGCGCTGACCGCGCCCTCAGGCGGGGTCGAGCAGCGCTTCCAGCCGGTCCAGGAGCGCCTCCGCGTCGGCGCCCTCGACCGAGACGACGATGGATTCGCCCCGGTCC is a genomic window containing:
- a CDS encoding GNAT family protein, which gives rise to MPLTTPLILAGDVVRLEPLRTKHTSDLERAAREFGDAGPWYTSVPAPAEVAAAIQRRLSEHAAGRMNPWAVRDAASGRTIGMTTFCNIDEHNRRVEIGYTWLAPSAQRSGINTEAKLLLLTHAFEGCDTIAVEFRTHWHNRQSRAAIERLGARPDGVLRNHSISADGVLRDTVVYSVLPHEWPAVRTGLRARLAAHAR